Proteins encoded within one genomic window of Polaribacter sp. NJDZ03:
- a CDS encoding acyl-CoA thioesterase, translated as MRFHTRKWVKPEDLNPNGTLFGGRLLQFIDEEVAIYAIIQLEHTKTVTKYMSEIDFVSSARQGDIIEIGIDVLKFGNSSLTLTCSVRNKLTRKTIIEVEKIVMVCLDENGNPKKHGKTEIEYVRDRLVD; from the coding sequence ATGAGATTTCACACAAGAAAATGGGTAAAACCAGAGGATTTGAACCCAAACGGAACTTTGTTTGGAGGTAGATTATTACAATTTATTGATGAAGAAGTAGCTATTTATGCAATTATTCAATTAGAACACACAAAAACGGTTACAAAATATATGTCTGAAATAGATTTTGTAAGCTCTGCAAGACAAGGAGATATTATAGAAATAGGTATTGATGTTTTAAAGTTTGGAAATTCTTCTCTTACTTTAACGTGCAGTGTTAGAAATAAATTAACAAGAAAAACCATTATTGAGGTAGAGAAAATTGTTATGGTTTGTTTAGATGAAAATGGGAACCCTAAAAAGCATGGAAAAACGGAGATTGAATACGTAAGAGATCGATTAGTAGATTAG
- a CDS encoding phosphoglycerate mutase family protein: MKKILFLIILTFSLITACSKDETTTYYLIRHAEKVRIDNTNRNPNLNKNGQERAKKWANRFKNVPFDAIYSTNYNRTIQTAKPTAESKNLEIQTYNPSKMYDSIFKQATKGKTVLIVGHSNTTPIFANKILEEEKYQFMDDNNNASLYIVTITGDKKTSVIEKVE, translated from the coding sequence ATGAAAAAAATTTTATTCCTTATTATACTTACTTTTAGTTTAATAACAGCCTGTTCTAAAGATGAAACAACTACCTATTATTTAATTCGTCATGCAGAAAAAGTTAGAATAGACAATACTAATAGAAATCCTAATTTGAATAAAAACGGACAAGAAAGAGCTAAAAAATGGGCAAATCGTTTTAAAAATGTTCCGTTTGATGCTATTTACTCTACAAACTACAACAGAACCATACAAACTGCCAAACCAACAGCTGAAAGTAAAAATTTAGAAATACAAACGTACAACCCTAGCAAAATGTACGATTCTATTTTTAAACAAGCTACAAAAGGAAAAACTGTTTTAATAGTTGGTCATAGTAATACTACACCCATTTTTGCTAATAAAATTTTAGAGGAAGAAAAGTATCAATTTATGGATGATAACAACAATGCTAGTTTATATATTGTTACTATTACTGGTGATAAAAAAACGAGTGTTATAGAAAAAGTTGAGTAA
- the smpB gene encoding SsrA-binding protein SmpB, with the protein MAVQKKINIKNKKARFEFEILDKYVAGIQLTGTEIKSIRLSQARITESFCEFNDGGELFIVNMYIQEYMFGHHFNHKPKSERRLLMHKRELRSLRKDVEAKGNTIVPLRLFINDKGFAKLEIALAKGKQTHDKREVIKDRDNKRDLARIKKSFNG; encoded by the coding sequence ATGGCTGTTCAGAAAAAGATAAACATAAAGAATAAAAAAGCGCGTTTCGAATTTGAAATTCTAGACAAATACGTGGCTGGAATTCAGTTAACCGGAACGGAAATAAAATCTATTCGTTTAAGTCAGGCTAGAATTACAGAAAGTTTTTGTGAATTTAATGATGGCGGAGAATTGTTTATTGTTAATATGTATATTCAAGAATACATGTTCGGCCACCACTTTAACCATAAACCAAAAAGTGAGCGTAGATTATTAATGCACAAACGAGAATTACGTTCTTTAAGAAAAGACGTTGAAGCAAAAGGAAATACGATTGTGCCTTTACGTTTGTTTATTAATGACAAAGGTTTTGCCAAACTAGAAATTGCATTGGCAAAAGGAAAACAAACGCACGACAAACGAGAAGTTATAAAAGACAGAGATAACAAACGTGATTTAGCACGTATTAAAAAGAGCTTTAACGGTTAA
- a CDS encoding prohibitin family protein, which yields MANNQVDLKFPKGGVFFIILAVVLIILFSKSTVTIGPGEGGVVFEALGDGINTDKTYGEGFQIVAPWNRMIVRKVRQQSISTEMNVLSVNGLEVKVNGTIWYEPEFSNLGMLIKTKGEEYERELLDPAINAAARSVVGRYTPEQLYSSKRDVIEQEILDEIKIVLKEQFLLVKRVLVEDVKLPTTIRTAIETKLKQEQESLEYEFRLAKAKKEAERQKIDAEGKAVANKILSASLTDKILQEKGIGATLELAKSPNSKVIVIGSGKDGLPIILGNQ from the coding sequence ATGGCGAATAATCAAGTAGATCTAAAGTTTCCTAAGGGAGGTGTTTTTTTTATCATTTTAGCGGTAGTATTAATCATTTTATTTTCTAAATCTACAGTAACTATTGGGCCTGGAGAAGGAGGTGTTGTTTTTGAAGCTTTAGGAGATGGTATTAATACAGATAAAACCTACGGAGAGGGTTTTCAGATTGTTGCACCTTGGAATCGTATGATTGTAAGAAAGGTTCGTCAGCAGTCTATATCTACTGAAATGAATGTACTTTCTGTAAATGGATTAGAGGTTAAGGTAAACGGTACAATTTGGTATGAGCCTGAATTCTCTAATTTAGGAATGTTGATAAAAACAAAAGGAGAAGAATATGAACGTGAGTTGCTAGATCCAGCAATTAATGCGGCAGCAAGAAGTGTTGTTGGGCGTTACACTCCAGAGCAATTATATTCTAGTAAAAGAGATGTAATTGAACAAGAAATTTTAGATGAAATTAAAATAGTTTTAAAAGAGCAATTTTTACTTGTAAAAAGAGTTTTGGTAGAAGATGTAAAATTACCAACTACTATTAGAACTGCAATTGAAACGAAGTTAAAGCAAGAGCAAGAATCTTTAGAATATGAATTTAGATTAGCAAAAGCGAAGAAAGAAGCAGAGAGACAAAAAATTGATGCAGAAGGTAAAGCAGTTGCAAATAAAATTTTAAGTGCATCTTTAACTGATAAAATTTTACAAGAAAAAGGAATCGGTGCTACTTTAGAGTTGGCTAAATCACCAAACAGTAAAGTGATTGTTATTGGTTCTGGTAAAGATGGTTTACCTATTATTTTAGGAAATCAGTAA
- a CDS encoding DUF6503 family protein has protein sequence MKHLPILFLAFLISCKPSENKLTAQQVIDKAIISSGADKVANSEIKFIFRDKEYIANRSNNGNFELTRKQKDEKLGLITDVLSNDKFKRLVNGVPYQVNDSIANILSNSVNSVHYFSVLPFGLNDKAVVKKLLPSIILKDKEYYKVQVTFSEDGGGEDFDDVFIYWIGKQDFLVDYLAYSYHTNDGGKRFRAINKEILKNGIRFVNYDNYKPLNKEISLTDIDKAFEKNELKKLSEINLENIEVQLLK, from the coding sequence ATGAAACATTTACCAATCCTTTTTTTAGCGTTCTTAATTTCTTGTAAACCTTCTGAAAACAAGTTGACTGCACAACAAGTTATTGATAAAGCCATTATTTCATCTGGTGCAGATAAAGTGGCTAATTCTGAAATTAAATTTATATTTAGAGACAAAGAATATATTGCAAATAGAAGTAATAATGGAAATTTTGAACTCACAAGAAAACAAAAAGATGAAAAATTAGGACTTATTACTGATGTTTTAAGTAATGACAAGTTTAAAAGATTGGTGAATGGAGTTCCCTACCAAGTAAACGATTCAATTGCAAATATTTTATCTAATTCTGTAAATTCTGTGCATTATTTTTCTGTATTACCATTCGGATTAAATGACAAAGCTGTTGTAAAAAAATTATTGCCATCGATTATTTTAAAAGATAAAGAATATTATAAAGTACAAGTTACTTTTTCTGAAGATGGAGGAGGAGAAGATTTTGATGATGTTTTTATTTATTGGATTGGAAAACAAGATTTTTTAGTTGATTATTTAGCATATTCTTACCATACCAACGACGGAGGAAAACGTTTTAGAGCTATCAACAAAGAAATCTTAAAAAACGGAATTCGTTTTGTAAATTATGATAATTATAAGCCTTTAAACAAAGAAATTTCTTTAACAGATATTGATAAAGCTTTTGAGAAAAATGAGCTTAAAAAATTGTCAGAAATCAATTTAGAAAATATCGAAGTACAGCTTTTAAAATAA
- a CDS encoding carboxypeptidase-like regulatory domain-containing protein, which translates to MQRLLYFLCLLASLSTFSQNDTLRIKTLKGQIIHAETKKALSASHILNLNTVVGTITDDRGFFEIPTKANDTILVSYLGYESIKLKITNDLLKGNELLIALYEKPEEIREVVIKSTQLIGVLEIDVKLVPKDRFTRIKINGLPQTYEVGKPKGKDFSSPIAALFQPVDYLYNLFGSKPKQLKKLQKLKKEDDLRKMLAGKFDREVMMEYLQMDRQELTELLTDCNYSEYFIKKASDLQMIEAVLDCYENYKAIKNGKIERDKIPVKN; encoded by the coding sequence ATGCAAAGACTACTATATTTTTTGTGCTTATTAGCTTCCTTAAGCACATTCTCTCAGAACGATACCCTTCGTATTAAAACCTTAAAAGGTCAAATTATTCATGCCGAAACTAAAAAAGCTTTAAGCGCATCTCACATCCTAAATCTTAATACCGTAGTAGGTACAATTACAGATGATAGAGGTTTTTTTGAAATTCCTACAAAAGCTAATGACACTATTTTAGTTTCTTACTTAGGGTATGAATCGATAAAATTAAAAATTACAAACGATTTATTAAAAGGTAACGAGTTGCTAATTGCTTTGTATGAAAAACCAGAAGAAATTAGAGAAGTTGTTATAAAATCTACCCAATTAATAGGGGTTTTAGAAATTGATGTAAAACTAGTACCTAAAGATCGATTTACAAGAATTAAAATTAATGGTCTTCCACAAACCTACGAAGTTGGTAAACCTAAAGGAAAAGACTTCTCATCACCAATTGCAGCATTATTTCAACCTGTAGATTATTTATACAATCTCTTTGGAAGCAAACCGAAACAATTAAAAAAATTACAGAAACTTAAAAAAGAGGATGATTTACGTAAAATGCTGGCTGGTAAGTTTGATAGAGAAGTAATGATGGAGTATTTGCAAATGGACAGGCAAGAACTTACAGAACTACTTACGGACTGTAACTACTCTGAATATTTTATTAAAAAAGCTTCTGATTTACAGATGATTGAAGCTGTATTGGATTGTTATGAAAACTACAAAGCAATTAAAAATGGTAAAATTGAACGTGATAAAATTCCCGTAAAGAATTAA
- a CDS encoding geranylgeranylglycerol-phosphate geranylgeranyltransferase, producing MVLLTMVLTKYAVIDSIFFSNLSFKNYTLIHTTYLGITLTYYQFTLLALSILSITAGGYIINDIFDIEADKINKPLKVILEKSISKKKAWILYYSSTILGLFLGTYLSFTIENSLYSFFFIGTILVLFLYSKYLKKTLIIGNLIVSLLLGLVVFITVIFNEPKAHNSNLLEVISNMATSIRLLLITITYIVFSVLTNLIREIIKDIEDINGDLKIKAKTLPILFGRKRASKVAFFFCAVLLVFLLIILQSLIKEYVLLTYGILFILLPLLYFMYKLWSSESKKDFSLLSNLMKVIMLFGILSMVLFRLK from the coding sequence ATGGTTTTATTAACAATGGTTTTAACCAAATATGCGGTAATAGATTCTATTTTTTTTAGCAATCTTAGTTTTAAAAATTACACCTTAATACATACTACTTATTTAGGCATTACTTTAACATATTATCAATTTACACTACTCGCTTTAAGTATTTTAAGCATCACTGCTGGTGGATATATTATAAATGATATTTTTGATATTGAGGCAGACAAAATAAACAAGCCTTTAAAAGTAATTCTAGAAAAATCTATTTCTAAAAAGAAGGCTTGGATTCTTTACTATTCTAGTACTATTTTAGGTTTATTCTTGGGCACATATTTGTCTTTTACTATTGAAAATAGTTTGTACAGTTTCTTTTTTATAGGAACCATTTTAGTACTATTTCTATATTCTAAATACTTAAAAAAAACACTTATTATTGGTAATTTAATAGTGTCGCTTCTCTTAGGTTTAGTAGTGTTTATCACTGTAATTTTTAACGAACCAAAAGCACATAACAGTAATTTATTAGAAGTAATAAGTAACATGGCAACGAGTATTCGTTTACTATTAATAACAATTACTTATATTGTTTTTTCTGTACTAACCAATCTTATTAGAGAAATAATTAAAGACATAGAAGATATTAATGGTGATTTAAAAATAAAAGCAAAAACATTACCTATTTTATTTGGAAGAAAAAGAGCTTCTAAAGTCGCTTTTTTCTTTTGCGCCGTTTTATTGGTTTTTCTTTTAATTATTTTACAATCTTTAATAAAGGAGTATGTACTTTTAACCTACGGAATTCTATTTATTTTACTACCATTACTCTATTTTATGTATAAATTATGGAGTTCTGAAAGTAAAAAAGATTTTAGCTTACTTAGTAATTTAATGAAAGTTATTATGCTTTTCGGAATTTTATCTATGGTTTTATTTAGACTAAAATAA
- a CDS encoding Maf family nucleotide pyrophosphatase — protein sequence MLREKLKEYNVILASKSPRRQQFFKDLDIDFTIQLKEVEEIYPPELKATAITDFLADLKSKAFLNLSEKDILITSDTIVWLEGIALGKPKDEADAFAMLRALSGKKHQVITSISIKSKRFQKIINDITVVSFKELSDDEINYYIKNYKPYDKAGAYGIQEWIGFIAIDNLEGSYFNVVGLPVQKLYTELMNL from the coding sequence ATGTTAAGAGAAAAATTAAAAGAATACAACGTAATATTAGCTTCTAAATCTCCAAGAAGACAACAGTTCTTTAAAGATTTAGATATCGATTTTACAATTCAATTAAAAGAAGTTGAAGAGATTTATCCGCCTGAATTAAAAGCAACAGCCATTACAGATTTTTTAGCCGATTTAAAATCGAAAGCTTTTTTAAATTTATCAGAAAAAGACATATTAATTACTTCAGACACTATTGTTTGGTTAGAAGGTATAGCATTAGGGAAACCAAAAGATGAAGCAGATGCATTTGCTATGTTAAGAGCATTATCTGGTAAAAAACACCAAGTAATTACCTCTATAAGTATAAAGAGTAAACGTTTTCAAAAAATTATAAACGACATTACTGTAGTTTCTTTTAAAGAGCTGTCTGACGACGAAATAAATTATTATATTAAAAACTACAAACCTTATGACAAAGCTGGTGCGTATGGCATACAAGAATGGATTGGTTTTATAGCTATAGACAATTTAGAAGGTAGTTATTTTAACGTTGTAGGTTTACCTGTACAGAAATTATACACAGAATTAATGAATCTCTAA